The Nitrospira sp. genomic interval CACGAATCTTTGGATCGGAGGCTTCAGGAACAAGTCGGCCACTTTCAGGGAATGAGGCCAGCCGATCAACCGAGAGGATGAGACGCTCAACGATGGCATCAGCATACTCAGCGGAGTCTCTGGCAATGTAGTCTTGGATATTCTCGAGGTCCGAAACAGCGGGCTCAGTCCACTCGATGCGGGTCATTTCTTGAGAAAGCGTTTTCTTACAGCGCCATGCGGTACCACTTTCCCTTCATCTGCCGCCTGAATACCGGCTTCAATCTTCTTCCGGACGTAAATCTCGTACATGATATCGTCCCACGTGGATTTCTCCGGCAACTTCTTCATCATCTCCAGCGCTTGTTTCTTCACTGTCGGCATATGTGCCCTCTCAATACTTGGCCCAAAGTGTAGGCCCCACCTGGCAGAGAGTCAAGAATACCACTCAGCTACGTTGCCGATACCCATCAAGGATTGAGGTTGGAAACAGGTCGGAGCGGCGGCTCAGTTGGGGAGTAACTAAGCTTGAGGGGGTAAAAACTTCTGGTCGGTCAGATGGCGGGCTTTTCCATCGAACGCCTGGTGCATTTTCTTTCATTCCGGGCGGCCCATCGGGCATGAGGAGGAAAAGAGTACCGGCTCCTTTGCATGTCCATATCATGGTGTGTCACGGCGTTTGGGCATCACATTGTAGTAGGTCTCACATGCCGCAATAGGAAATAGCCGGGGAGTTATGCATCCAGAATCCTGCTGGCCAGGAATTAGTCGCTTCACGGTTTAATCTTCTCAATCACTGATAGCTTTCCATCAGAACCGTATGTGAGATGGTAGATTACCAATCTGTCTTTGGCCGCGATCTCAAGAGGGGTAAAGAGAAGTTCGGTGAGGCAAAGCGTAAAAAAATCACCTGCCGCGTAGAACACTCCTGTGAGGAGTTTGAGGGTCCAATGATGCGCATTAGGATCTAATTTGTACCGGTCATCGTATCCTCCACCTTCAGGAGTAGAGTAGTTGTCAGGTTCGCCGAGCGTGGCGATCACCACGGATCGTTGAACGCCAACTTGAATGACGTTGATATCACCTCGCTTAGACTCGCGACTGGATACCATTAACACGGAACATCCCGACAGGCTTAAAATAAGCAGGCACGTGACAAACAGGTTTGGTCTGCGCATTTCCCCCTCCTCCCTTTCTATGAGTAAGATCGCAATGCGAGCAACTCTGCCTGCTACGTTAAGAATGGCAGAGGCTTATGAGACGAAGCATCGCATAAGGCTATAGAATCTCTTACAAAGTACAACGTAGTAAAAGAATGTCAAATAATATTAGGAAATGAGTGTAATGTGCGGGGCTGTAGGTGGAAGATTGCCTATTGTGTCTCTACAGAAACTGCATAGGACGGCACAAAATGGTAGTTTCCGGCTGATGAAGTATCAGCGGCGATCGGTTCTCAACCACCCAGGCTCACTACTTCTTAAAAATCAGCCTCGGCTCGGTCATGCTGCCCATCGGGACCGCCACCAGTTCCCACCCGTTAGCGCCAAATTCGTTCAACTTGGTTTGCATATTCTGGGTGTCAGGGAGCACTTCAACGATCTTGTACTGAAACCGCTTCGGCTCCTGTGCTTTCGCGTTGAACTGTTGCCCCGTGAGCAGCAGAAGCCCCAATGCGCTAAGACTGATACCTGCGATCACCCACGCAACTGAAAGACGTACCTTCTGCATATCGGCCTCCTTTTTCTTCCCCAGTGAAGCCAGGAAGGTTCAGGTTAGGGATGCATCATGCGTCATTTTACACTGACGAGAGAAACAGTTCTTGAGGGCAGAGAAAGCCCGAGGGAGAACAAGTCGGCTGATCGAATGTTTTCTTCGCGATGAGGCGCGAGCTTTTATAAGGGCCGGCGAATGGGCTTCAATTTTCCGCATGGCCTCACGATCATAGACCTTTTCGCCACAAGCTGGACAGTCGTGAAACTCTAGTCTTGGTACCGAGTACATCTGTCCATGAAACTTGCCGGTCTATTTCTTTTTGACCTTCTTTATCTTGTTGCTTCCACAGGTAGGGCATGCTGATAGTGTGTATCACGATAGCCTCTCACCACTAGGCAAATGCCAGTCTCCCTTTTGGTTCTGGGATTGGCCGCCCCAATTCCCTTGCCGTTTCAATCCACTCCCGGATGACGGTTTCAACATTTGCCAGCGCTTCTTGGTAGGTAGTGCCATCTGCCGCACAGCCTGCTAACTCCGGCACTTCGGCAATGAAGGCTTGATCGTCCTTGCTCCAATAGATGATGACCTCGTATTTACTCATTGATGTTGCCTCCCAACTTGTACCGCAGGATCACCTGGCGTACCTGTTTCACCTGATACGGTTTGGCATGGGAGCCTCTTGGCTGTAGATTCAAAATCTCTTCGACTCCCGTTCTTGTAAAAATATGGTGGCTTCCTCGGATTCTCTCTTCAAAACCCAACTCGCCCAGCAAGTGCAGTAGTCCGTCGAACGGAATGTTCGCGTCCGATGTTCCTCGAAGCACACGCTCAAGCAGTCT includes:
- a CDS encoding type II toxin-antitoxin system RelE/ParE family toxin; this translates as MTRIEWTEPAVSDLENIQDYIARDSAEYADAIVERLILSVDRLASFPESGRLVPEASDPKIRELLVQSYRVIYRLKKGSAQILAIVHGARNLTGMKPKPWVNRQSTSL
- a CDS encoding type II toxin-antitoxin system HicB family antitoxin, whose protein sequence is MSKYEVIIYWSKDDQAFIAEVPELAGCAADGTTYQEALANVETVIREWIETARELGRPIPEPKGRLAFA
- a CDS encoding type II toxin-antitoxin system HicA family toxin, with product MTRSDRLLERVLRGTSDANIPFDGLLHLLGELGFEERIRGSHHIFTRTGVEEILNLQPRGSHAKPYQVKQVRQVILRYKLGGNINE